The DNA window AGGCGGTCAAAGACAATGTGGTTATTGTAGGTCCTTTCTTTGGGGACCTTTATTGGAGAATGACCTTTTTCCCATTAGATTGGGGGGTTGAGTTTGTACTTAACGGTAGAGGCTGGCTCCCACGCTTTTGTGGGTTCTAGGGCCAATCTTGGGTGTTACAGGATAATATATTGAGAGATAATGAGATATATGGTATGGATGGTCTTAGTGTTGTGATTCTAAATTTTGATTGTAGTAGTTTAACTAGCAAGGACATTGTTGCTCCTAAAGTAGAACATGTTTTGGTGAGTGCCTTTTTAGTAAAATTTTTAAGGACATGGATGTAAAGTTTGATATGACGACAAGACATAGAGTAGTTTTTTATTGTTTGCAAGCAACACATGCTCAAGATTTTTTCCATGTTATTCCTATTGATGGGTTAGGCCAACACATGTCATTGGTAAAGTATCGTACTATCCTTAGATATCCCTTTATGATTCTCTTATTTCCTATTGATGAGGTTTAACTTGTTTTTCGCAAGACGTGCTATGATACATTTAAAGAACATGTGATTCATGGTAAGGAGCTCCCAAGCTTCAAATACTAACATGAATTTGTTATGAATGTTCTATTTGACATATTTTGGTGGGCCGGagtatctttgaagaaagatgcTCGTGTGAATTTCTTGAATGAATCATGGAAGGGAAGATCAAGACTTAGGCCAACATATATTTTGGTGTACGGGTGAGTAAAGGAAAACATGCATGTATAGATTTCACTAGGGTTTCCCCATTGGTGCCACTGAGGTCTGGAGGTTTTATTTTGAAACAGGAAATCCTCAAAGTCACTTCAAGTAAAGTGGTCAAACATGAGAAAATGTGTTTTGACAATGGACATGTTTTCATACTACTTATTTTTGACACTTTTGGTTTTCTAGCATTGTAGGCAGTGGATCTTTTACTTAGAGTAGAAAGGCTCAAGCTTAATAATGTTGTGTCTCCTAGGTCAATGTATGTAGTTTTTAAGAGAGATAATTTTATCATTCAAAAAAGGATAGCATCGCAGCTTGTTTCTCATTCGCATTCAATTTATATATAATCTTTATTATAGTAGTCAATTGTAAAACTAATTTGGATATATGAGGTAAATTCATTCGAGATTATGTAGACAAAACAAGCTAAGGTGATAACTCAAGATTGACAACCTTATATGTTGGAATTTGCGATATATCTTATGACAATCGTCGTAATTAGTGAGTCATTTATCTTAATTCATTTGTGTTTCTCCATAACTATTTTTTGGACTTATCCGAAAGTACACGTGGAGACAAATCCAATGGTGAAATGCATGCGGCAAAAACGTGTCAACATCTAAGGAAAAAACTGTTGGAAATAGTTAATCTTATATTAGTAAAAATAGGAGTTCTTGTGTTAGGATTCGGGGTGTCAAAATCATCACTAAAATTCACAAACTCAAAGTATCCAAGTGTTAAGCGAGAAACGAGCCCGTTGAGCGATATGTATGATCTTGAACACCATGTTATTTACACTTTAAgtaattttcctttattttaacgTGCCTTTTCTGCATTTTATCTTTACCTTTTCGCCTTAATTTTTACAAAGATTTCGGCCAAGTCGAAATCCTTCATTTTCTGCAAAACTATTCAATCAAACTTAGTAGAAATCATAATAGATTTTACTTcacactaaacactcaaacaaaaTCACAAGTATTTCTGCACATATGTTAGGATCAACTAGTCAATCTTGCAAGTAAGCATTTTTTAAAGACTAACGCTTGTTTACTAAATTTCactgtaaacaaattggcacgcctagTAGGACCTATTTGTGCATTAGATTCATAAGTAGATTCTTTATAAAAAGCATGTCTTAGTTACAAAATATTGTCGGTTCTTAATTTGTGAAATCTTGTTGGTTGTATGCACTTAAGGAGTGgtaaaaaactattaaaaatggCACGTCCACCATCGAGAAATACCCCAACTCCCAAAAATAACCACCAAAACACATAAGGACAAGTGAACGTACCATCACAGGATGCAGTGGGAATGTCAAATGTTGGAGGAGAGAATCCCTCTAACACTAGTCAGATAAATAATCTAACTGTCCCACAAGGGACAATAGTTATGCAACCACGAGTGTCGAGCGTTCTACTACTCCCAAGGCCCCCCAAAGTGTGATAGTAGACCAAATGCCTTTCTTTCTAGTGAATTTTTACATGCCCTTAAATAATCGAGAAAAGCCTTATGGTATGTCCATATTAGTAATGGCAAGCCTTCAACCTAGCGCATCCACAATTGCAAACAACGCACTGGCAGTTATATCCCTCGGGGATCCTTATTTACCCCCAGGGACAATTGTAAATTATCCTAGCCGAACGATGCAACCAGTTGGTGGATCTAGTTAGCCTATTTCTAGAATGCCAACAATGACCAATCATACTTTCCAATTGTTTAGACAACAAGTCGACAAGAGTAACCATGAAATGGTTAATTTACTTACACAAAAAATGGGCACAGTGTTCACTCCTTTGATTCAAAACACCACGCATAGTTACCAGTAATTGGCACAATATATGGGACGAATTGCTGATTTCTTTGGCGCTTCCCAAATACCGGCCCAACTGTTACTAAGCGCACAACCTCGACAGCAAGGGGTAGTGATCGAAATACTCGCACCTAGGGCCGTCTAAAGCACCATAGCCCAAGAAGCACTGGGATTTGTCATGGTGCCACGAAACGAAGACACTGACTAGGTTCTTGGAAATGTTCGACAGAATAAACTGGTAGGGCATAATCATATAAATAATGTGGCAGAGCAAATATTAACCCAAAATGCTTTTAACATAGGCCTCCATAGGCCAAATTTTGTGTCTTCTTTCTCTGAATATATATTGCAAACTCAATTACCCAGGGGTGGGAAAATCCCAAAGTTTACTAAATTTGCAGGGGACACGACATATTCGATTGTCGAGCACATTGCTCAATATCAGTCAGAGGCTGGAGATCTAGCCAACAACGAGAATTTGAAAATAAGATTCTTCCCTGACTCTTTAACAAAGAATGATTTTATTCGGCTCACTATCCTTAACCCGCATTTAATCCATAGTTGGGCGGGGAATTGGAAAGAGTTTTCCAAGAACAATTCTTCAGGGGTCAATCGAAAAATAAGCATTAAAGAGTAGTTAATGTTAGGATAAAAGGGGCTAAATCTATAGATGACTACCTTAATAGGTTCAGGGTTGTGAAATTAAGATGTTTTACTCAAGTACCTAAACACGAGTTGGTGGAACTAGCGACTAGGGGTCTAGATTATTCGATTAGAAAGAAATAGGACACCTAATACTTGATAGACATTGCTCAGTTGGCTGACTGAGTTTGAAAAAGTCGAACATCTGGGATCTGAAAAAGTCAGGTTAAACAAATTCCACCAAAAAAAAGGTCTCTTACTTAGACGTAGATTAGGGAGACCAATAGTATGACATAAGGTATGAGAAAATCGAGGGAGATGATGTAAATGTggcaaaattaaaaaagaaaatgtgTCTTGCTTAGAGAAATTTGAAGTGAGTTTAAGAGTATAAGAGGGTTAGAGAGTTTGAGAGAGCAAGAGAGAAATGGGGAAGGAGAAAAGTCTGAcgcattttttattaaaatctcgTCTGAATGTGCATTTACATATGTGAAACAGAGATGaattttgtattaatttttgacataaaattagggtatgactcattaaaaaatgaattatATGTGAATGAGGTATGTTTGCAAATATATTTACGTATCCAAAAGTAGTTATAATTTTTTCACTATAGTGTGAGAAAAACTTAAAGTGAGAAAAGTAACCCCAAATTCTAGTTCGAAGCCTAAGTCAATCCATTTTTTCTAATGAAACCCAACGAGGATTTAACCTGCCACCCCACATATTACATATTTTTACCGTTATACCCTTGTCTAAAGTTGTTGATTTCATAACAGAAATTTTAAAACTAtatcgaaaattttaaaatttcaggtAAAAAATCATAACTTTCATGAGTTTAtacttgaaattttaaaatttccgatAAAAACTCTTGTATttttaccaaaaatttcaaaatctatgaattttttatcagaaatttcaaaattttttataaaattcaattttagcaaattaaaaattaacaagAAAATATTAATCTGTTatcaatttttttgaataaactatcgaaaattaaaaatttcatttttactttGTAACTCAAATTTATCCTCACACTCTGAGAATTATGAAGATATGGGAGGCTAAGTTTAATTGGGAGGTGGCATGTTAAATAGGAGAAACCAACCCACTTGCTTTTAAAGAAGCCCGCATCATACAAAAACAAACTGTTGTTTTCAACAAAACCCTTAAACCGCAAAAACTCACTAACTATATCAAATCTGCCGCTGCATCTTTGATCTCAACTAACCGCCCGCTAATCTCAGGCGAAGGTAACCGTCCGACACAAGAGAAACCTAACCAGGTTCGACTCTTTTTTCGTTTACATTTTCTTTCCCCTCTCCTATATCGCGCATGTATGCAACAACTCATCGCAtggtttcatttttttttttctatttttggattGCAGATACTGATTTTGAAGACTTGTAAGATGCTGGCTATTGATACTACACGAAAGATATCGTTTAATCGATCAATTAATTACGGAGATTTGGTAATCGTCTACGAAAGACATGACAACATGAAAGCGATAACAGTAACTGAGAGATCAGTTTTGCAGAATAAGTTTGGTGTTTTCAAACATTCAGACTGGATAGGGAAGTCATTTGGGTCCAAAGTATTCAGCAACACGGGTGGTTTTGTTTACTTGTTAGCTCCTACACCTGAATTATGGACTTTAGTTTTAAGTCATAGGACTCAGATTCTGTATATTGCTGATATTAGCTTTGTTGTTATGTATTTGGAGATTGTTCCCGGTTGCGTTGTTCTGGAGTCTGGTACTGGGAGTGGTTCTCTATCTACTTCACTTGCTAGGGCAGTTGCTCCTAAAGGACATGTTTATACATTTGATTTTCATGAACAGAGGGCTGTATCTGCTAGGTAATACTGCAGCCGACTTTCTCTCGAGTTTGATATTTGTGTGTTTATCTGTATGTGTTATTTTCATGGATTTGTATCATGGTTATCAGTATCTTGCGATATGTGTAAGTTTATTTCGATTTTGATGATAAACTGTACCTGCCTTTTCTCATAAttcatatatgtttatttatCTTTAGCCGGAACTCAATATTATTTTCCATTTTGTACATTAGCGGCACTAGTCTCTATCCTAGTTTTGCTATTAAGGCAATAGTGGCTGCTGTTCTAGTTTATGCTAATGTAGTGACAATAACAGAAACAAGAGAACTGCAGGGTTTTCTGCATGTGTGCCGAtcataacttatttttataatagaaaaacTTAAGAGTTAGTGAGTATCAGTGTTGTTGACGGTGGATAGTGGTTCATGGCagagagccaaaatcccgccatacTGGCCGCTTTGTGGTCGCGAAAAACCCTTTAATATCTGCCGATATTTACCATTACGGTGAGCCCAAAAGCCACCATGTTTATCCGTATAGTGCCGCTATGACCTATATTTGATAACACCTGTGAGTATTACTCCTATATTCACCGTAATACGTAAAATTTTCTCTTTATAAGTTATGCTCTGCCTCCATTCCCTTTTTTATCTGTACACGGCTTGTCTTGTTATATATTTAATTGACTTTCAAGTATCAATTGCTATGCGGCTTCTGCCATTTGCCTGCAATGCCTTCTATTATTTCACATAGTGGATTTTAGGTGTTCCCCGATATGCTATTGATGACACTGTTATTTTCATGGCTTTGTATTATATTTTGTTGTTTGCTTGTTCTAGGAATGTTGAGTAATATTTTTTATCAACTAATACTCACTTATTCAGAATGTCAATGCTTAAATGTAAATTTATTTACTTCTACTCAACTTGTGGGGAATTTCATCTTTGTGCTTGTAGGGCTGATTTTGAGAGGATTGGCATAAGCAGCTTAGTCACAGTGGGAGTGAGGGACATTCAAGGAGAGGGTTTTCCTGAAGAGTTTGTTGGCTTGGCTGATGCAGTTTTTTTGGATCTTCCTCAACCTTGGCTAGCTATTCCTTCGGCTGCAAAAATGTTAAGACCTGATGGAACATTGTGCTCTTTCTCCCCGTGTATTGAACAAGTTCAACGATCATGTGAAACACTTCAAACCAACTTCACCGGTACTTCCCAATTTTCTCCTTCAAGTCTTAGTATTTATATTTGCAAGTAATTGTGATTAATTTAGCCACTGACAAAAGTCCTTTTGTAAATGTGTGCTTATGTTAAAGATATAAGAACTTTTGAGGTACTCCTACGCACATACGAAGTTCGAGAAGTGAAAACAGAAAGCTCAGAGATTAATGGTAATGGCAGCTCAAATGTTTCGCTTCCTTGCAAGAGGAGACAGGGTTCGGATGGAGCTAATGTTGTTAGCTATACTAATTCTTCTGTTATGGCTAGACCTTGTGGTGAAGCTAGAGGTCACACAGGTTATTTGACATTTGCAAGACTTCAATGTATGTCATGAAGATtgttcttgtaattttttttttttggctttttaccaccggtttagtccggttcgggggcgagttctggcatcaagtggttccatccccctcccgatcgcagttgcgggggatcgaaccgtggttctccctaccaagtccagcgccaatcaccactggaccaactaacgattggttgtTCTTGTAATTTTATGATCTATTCAATTGTAACCTTATACAACAGTTATTTTGTGCTTCATTTATAATTTAGAATCTTGGTTTGGCTTGAGGCTTTTAGAATTTTGGAGACATTTCATTCTTCATCTAACTCTTTCATTTATACAAATATaactaaaatatgaaaaatattgtttcaaaaattttaaacaaTCGAGCTTCAAAGCGTGTTACCAACATAACATTCAATTAATTGTAAGAatgaatcaaacattaaaaataaCAATTTCTACAAGTGTTTTAGAACCATTACTCCAAAACCAATACCTAAAAAAGTTGCAATTGAAACACCAAAAATTCCTGTAAGAATTCCAGCAACAACTAAGGATTCCCAACCTTTAGCCTTAGCCATTCCACAAGCTGTTGTAGGTCCTCCAATATTGGCATTTGATGCTATAAGTAATACCTTCAAATCAAGCTTAAACACCTTCCCTAATCCAAGAACAATAAGAAGATGGATAGTTACTTGAACTAGTGCAAACATGAATATACTTGGAGCAGTTTTGATCACATTCAGTATACTTCCACTAGCTCCAACCACCACAAAAAATACCTAAAAATACATCTCATGTTAGATATCATATAGGTCATACaaactttaaaataaaacaatttttataagGTGTATCATATCAGTTAGAAGGTGCAATAACCTAGAAAAAATTTCAAACATAAAAGTGTCTTTCCTTGTCTCGTTAAACCAACTAAGTCGATAGTTGTGAGAGAACATCCGACTGCAGAGCACACATTTGAATCTATGACATCTCATTTATTCACCTTTAAGGGATGTAATTTCGGCCATTAAACTACTAGGCCAAAAAAGAGTATCTTTCGTTGTCTTGTTAAGTCAATTCAATTGGTAATTATGCAGAGACATCCGACTGTAGGGACGCAAATTCGAATCCGCGACATCCCATTTACTCACATTTAAGAAGTGAAATTCCGGCCATTAAACTACTATATCAAAAAAGAGTGTTCGTTAAATCAATTCAGTTGATAGCTATACATAAACATCCGACTGCAGAAGCTCATATTTGAACTCGTGACATTCCATTtatttactccctccgttcctttataaTTGTCGCTTTTTAAGTTTTTCCACATACCAAGACAACCAATGATTATTGTTACTTTTTAAGTAATGATTATTCTTTTTCCAATAATACCctaaactttttaatattttatttaactttttctctcTCTATCATAATGATTAGGGGTAATTTTGACAAAACAGCAAAAATACTTTCTTGAACTTTGAAAtgtgacacttaaaaagaaacaaatttttttcacaaaagtgacaattataaagAAACGGAGGGAGTACCTTTAAGAGGTGAAATTTCAGTCATTACACTACTAGACTAAAAAGAGAGTCTTTGGTTGTCTCATTAAACCAGCTCAGTTGATAGTTGTGCAGGGATATGTGACTGCAGAGACGCATATTCGAACTCGCGACTTCTCATTTATTCTCACCTTTAATAGGTAAAATTTCATTCATTAAACTACAAGACCAAAAAAGGAGTCTTTAGTTGTCTCGTTAAGCCAAACTCAATTGATAATTGTACATGGACTGACATCTGGCTACATGGGCGCACTTTCAAACCTGGGACATCCCATTTATTCACCTTTAAGAGATGAAATTCAGCTATCAAACTACtagatagaaagaaaaaaaattgtttgacaATATGGTTTATAACATTACTAACGAAAGACACACTTTGGGACCAAAATGAAAACTTACACAACAGAAATAACAAAGTTGTGTTACCTGCATCAGAACTAAGGCAACAGTATGTCCCACAGGTACAAGAGGACTAATGAACTTTGGTAGAAAAGTAGCTAAAATGACAATGATTGCAGTTACTCCTGGAAGAGTTCCTCCTTGGATACCATATAGTTTTGTCATGTATGTTGCAGCTCTACATATTAAAAATGATGCAGCAACTGCAGTAGCTGTCTGCAACACTGGCATGTTGCCCTGATTTTCCGACTTCAATTGCATTGCATTATCTGCCAACATTACTCATAAATATTTTAGAATTCTCCGTAACTGCAGCCACATTTGCGCGTATCTTGGCGCAATATCAAAATTCGGAGCATAACAGAAAATGTGTTTAATAATAGTGATAGAGTAAAAATTGTACCATCGGTTGGTGGTGCCGTTTCTGCAGGTATTTTAGAAGCCAGTGCAAACAAGACCATAAAATAAACAGCACAAATGACATTATCTGCTGCCACTCCTGCAGCTAAAACTGAAGGAGACAAACCAAGAGCCTCTGAAACCGCAACGTAATTAACAGCTACAACAATCAACATTGAAGGTTCGAATCAGTCAATCAGTTGCGACTGTCCGTAGTTAGATGAAGATCATACGAATGTATCCGAAGATGGAGCAAGTTGTTTAAGCACTTACATCCACCAATGTAGCTTCCCATTAGAGCTGCAGCTATTTTCCAGTTGTCAGGACCAAGAGATCTCATAGGCACTAAAAGAAACGCCACTAGAGTGCCAATGACAGTGGCAACTGCAATCCACAACATCAGAATCAGTTTCACAAGATAAATTATAATCTCAAAAGTGCATTTAACAGATACCAAACACTGACACAGACACTAACACCGAAGAACACAGACTCATTGATATCGTATTGACAACAAACACCAGACACACATTCAATATGAATTCTACCATTCATATAGATACAAAGATAGATATGATTACCTGAGCCAAGTAAGAAAGCTACGAGAAGTGTCCCGGTTGAACGCACAACTTGACGCAAATTTGCTCCAAACAAAAGCAATGGAATAGTGAGTGGTAGAATAAACTCCATGACAATAGAATAAGCCGGTGCATCATGTGGAAGAATTCCAAGATTACTTGCTGCAAGTCCAACTAATGTGCTCACTAAAGCAGCACTCACCATGCTCCCAATTTTAGTCTTCTCCGACCTAgtatttcacaaaaaaaaaaaaatcttcaaattAATTCAATACTaacatataataattttaattatttagtaaaTAATTACACATGATTGGTTACCAACAATTCAAACATATTCTTTGACTTTTCACAACTAAGCATATAAAAACCTTGGTGTCTGATTATTTATTGAAATTATTACTGATGTCGAGATGACAGTGTTGATATTGAGTTGGTGTCTGTGACCGTGCTTGATAGAAATAGAAATGGAGTTAGGAAAATTGAAGCAAATTATAATTACCATAGACCAAAGGCTCCAATGCTGAAGATAGTGGACCAAACACCCCAATGATCATCAGGGGATATGATAGGGTATCTCAGCTGTGACCTCACCACAACAACACTTCGACTTATACGAGGTAGTTCCTTTGACAGATACGAGGTAATTGGCGCGGTTGTAGTACTTTCTTGTAAAATGAGTTTGGGACATGAATTGAGGTTGTTGAAGATTCTACTGCGGAGTGATTTGTGGGGTGAATTTATTGGCTTTGACGGAGAGAGAACAAAGACAGGTGGTGGTTTGAGGGTAGCCATTCTAAAATGATTGGGAGTTCAATGACATCTCATCGTCTCTGTTTATATGACTGTGTTTTCTCAAGAGAACCAAGCACGTGATTCCCGTGAGAAAggaaactcttttgtttttttactagtaacaaacccgtgtgttcgcacgggttctgataCGGGATgcgcatttatttcagatatatattttttaatagaaaaatttcTGGTACCCgtgagaaaataataattaaatatatagaaaaatgtctggtacccgtgaaaaaataataattgaatatatagaaaaatatccggtacccgtgaaaaataataattgaatgtatagaaaaatgtttagtacccgtaaaaacatttagatcaataagatcattttataaataaaaaacttaaaaatttaactaaaatgacatatatttttataaagacGTTTAAATATCTATGAACTGtgcattttttatatatacacatcaattatacaaacattaataattaatttttatgtatACTTATTATACAGGTTGGTATCTAACTATCATTACTATCATAATTCATCATAGAGTATTGCTATCTAACTATCATTACTATCATAATTCATCATAGAGTATTGCTTTTAATCCTAGAGAAAATCAGATCATTTTATCTactcatttaataaaaataataaatttattaaaataactaTTTTAGTTATGGGGATAATCCTTTGGTATAACATATTTAAGTAAATGGTATTTAATATTTTCTCTTTTTagttattttcaaaattatttttatatatgttatcttgatatgataaataaaatcatatatttatatatttattttatcctcTAGCCTTTATATTGTAGATAAAATTTATGCTTTTCATAAACAATAGATAGAATAgttataaaaatcaaaatatttatatatattataaataatatttattacctaagaaaattcaaattttctttacattcaaattcaaattgtcctaatttaaaaaaaaaaatagaagagaaattAATGCGTAGTAATAAATTTCATTACAAATGAGTGCTAACACTAAAAAACTACATTAATTTTCATTGTGAGAACTTAGCTAGTTGTACAGAAAAAAATTAGAAGCCAAATTAATGCATAGTAATAAATTCCATTACAAATGAGTGCTAACACTAAAAGACTACatttaattaagatttatttaattatttaattttatttatattttaaaatataaggaTATATTGAAGTAATTGATTCAATTAATGACATTTAATATTTTCCTGTTTTAGTTATTTTTCGTCGTAAGATCGATAAAATATTTTTCGTTCGTAACATCGTAATCAATTTGACATAAACTATTATCGTATTTACAATCattgttttaataattttaacGACTAATATATAAGGTTTTTAAAAGACATTGATATAAGAAAAACCTATTTGTCTTAATGACATATATTCTTATAAACATGTTTAAGTATATACTAAGACCTATTATATAGTCTATTCTatagattttctttgatacaaCCAAGACATTAATTATCTatatttataacattttttattttcaacaaaattatatataaatctatctatcattataaaaaaaatttataacatttGTAGCTTACATTTAGAAAGATTTATATCCATTTTTTTCTAACTTATTTCActtttagaaaaattaaataCTGATTAGAATCAATTTAAGTAATAATGGTCTCCCTTTGATAATTTCACCaatctaaaaattataaataaataaaaattagaataaattatgaaataaatagAAATTAAAGAGAGTTAAATGAGATATATTAATGACACATTAGAATAACATTAATTTGAttctaattatatttaaaatttgctttaagctaaataaaattatttaaaatcaaatatttacaaataaactCATCAAATATATCAGCTTTAATCATGTTAAACATAAACGATCTCTAAAGCAACaactgaaatatgaaataaaaaagaaaaaatataagataAAATGTTAGAAACAAAAAAGtaaggaagaagaaaaataaaaataaaaacaaattataaaccTTCCATTTAGAGCATGAAGATGTGAAAGATTAGAGaacctaaaaaaaatacaaaataaaatgtataaaatcttgaataaaacatagataaaaaacaataaaaatgtaaataaaagttaaataaaaaattataaagaaaaaaatatattaacgaAATCAACCAAAAAAAAACTCTTACCTTATAGATCTGAAACATACAAGGCGGATTCGAGATCTAAACCCGTCAAACTAAAACATGCACAACAAATTGAAACTCTAACCTTATAGATCTGAAACATGTACGACACATTCAAACTCTAACCTTGTAGATCTGAAACATGTGAGACAAATTCGAGCTCTAACCTTTACATCCTTCAACCTTCATAGTAATTTTACACAACATAGGTGGTAGAAAATACAAAAAGTGAAAGGATTTGCAAGAAAGAATCTATTTAAACAACTCATACCCCAAAATACTCGAATCTGAAAAAGATTTATGAATAGCTTTCGATTTAAAGATATAGTTGTTCTTCGATTAGTTCATCTGCACCTTTTATTGCACACACCATAAGAGATCTTGAACATTTTCTTTGCATTCGAGCTGTGCTTATGCAAGATCTGAAATAAACACATGAGTTCATAAATCAAAAGCTAAAGAGAAAGAAGACATTGATATGAAAACAGAAGAGGGAAGAGAAAGtagaaagagaaagaaatgagaaagtgaaacagagaaagaaaagaataagATATtagaaacattttttattttgtttattaagtagaaaaaataataaacattaaATAATATGAGCTGGTGGttaaaaagcaaaaaaagaagGTTGAAGTTCTATGAAGCCATCCACGTGGCAGTGTAGTAGAACATAAGGGCAAAATAGGAACTTTAAGAGCAttgaattttcttatatgatagatttggtTCTTTTTACTTCCCACTAAAGTTAGTTATGAACTTAGTTaagtataattaatttttttattttatatataattaaaataaaatttattataatatatctgatgaattaattattaatattaaattctcttaaattaaattaagggtgtaataataatataagcattaattagtttaaaattgaataaattaattagtttaaaattgaataaattttACTTATAACAGTGACCAAGTGTCCTAGATTTTAAgattaattttttgtttataataGTGACTGGAAAGAgtatttgtttattttagttttaatattttggT is part of the Vicia villosa cultivar HV-30 ecotype Madison, WI linkage group LG2, Vvil1.0, whole genome shotgun sequence genome and encodes:
- the LOC131653092 gene encoding uncharacterized protein LOC131653092, which codes for MLAIDTTRKISFNRSINYGDLVIVYERHDNMKAITVTERSVLQNKFGVFKHSDWIGKSFGSKVFSNTGGFVYLLAPTPELWTLVLSHRTQILYIADISFVVMYLEIVPGCVVLESGTGSGSLSTSLARAVAPKGHVYTFDFHEQRAVSARADFERIGISSLVTVGVRDIQGEGFPEEFVGLADAVFLDLPQPWLAIPSAAKMLRPDGTLCSFSPCIEQVQRSCETLQTNFTDIRTFEVLLRTYEVREVKTESSEINGNGSSNVSLPCKRRQGSDGANVVSYTNSSVMARPCGEARGHTGYLTFARLQCMS
- the LOC131653091 gene encoding uncharacterized protein LOC131653091 isoform X1, producing MATLKPPPVFVLSPSKPINSPHKSLRSRIFNNLNSCPKLILQESTTTAPITSYLSKELPRISRSVVVVRSQLRYPIISPDDHWGVWSTIFSIGAFGLWSEKTKIGSMVSAALVSTLVGLAASNLGILPHDAPAYSIVMEFILPLTIPLLLFGANLRQVVRSTGTLLVAFLLGSVATVIGTLVAFLLVPMRSLGPDNWKIAAALMGSYIGGSVNYVAVSEALGLSPSVLAAGVAADNVICAVYFMVLFALASKIPAETAPPTDDNAMQLKSENQGNMPVLQTATAVAASFLICRAATYMTKLYGIQGGTLPGVTAIIVILATFLPKFISPLVPVGHTVALVLMQVFFVVVGASGSILNVIKTAPSIFMFALVQVTIHLLIVLGLGKVFKLDLKVLLIASNANIGGPTTACGMAKAKGWESLVVAGILTGIFGVSIATFLGIGFGVMVLKHL
- the LOC131653091 gene encoding uncharacterized protein LOC131653091 isoform X2 — translated: MATLKPPPVFVLSPSKPINSPHKSLRSRIFNNLNSCPKLILQESTTTAPITSYLSKELPRISRSVVVVRSQLRYPIISPDDHWGVWSTIFSIGAFGLWSEKTKIGSMVSAALVSTLVGLAASNLGILPHDAPAYSIVMEFILPLTIPLLLFGANLRQVVRSTGTLLVAFLLGSVATVIGTLVAFLLVPMRSLGPDNWKIAAALMGSYIGGSVNYVAVSEALGLSPSVLAAGVAADNVICAVYFMVLFALASKIPAETAPPTDDNAMQLKSENQGNMPVLQTATAVAASFLICRAATYMTKLYGIQGGTLPGVTAIIVILATFLPKFISPLVPVGHTVALVLMQVNKWDVPGLKVRPCSQMSVHVQLSIEFGLTRQLKTPFLVL